A stretch of the Aspergillus puulaauensis MK2 DNA, chromosome 6, nearly complete sequence genome encodes the following:
- a CDS encoding putative flavin dependent monooxygenase (COG:Q;~EggNog:ENOG410PH78;~InterPro:IPR020946,IPR036188,IPR000960;~PFAM:PF13738,PF13454,PF07992;~SMCOG1092:hypothetical protein;~antiSMASH:Cluster_6.4;~go_function: GO:0004499 - N,N-dimethylaniline monooxygenase activity [Evidence IEA];~go_function: GO:0050660 - flavin adenine dinucleotide binding [Evidence IEA];~go_function: GO:0050661 - NADP binding [Evidence IEA];~go_process: GO:0055114 - oxidation-reduction process [Evidence IEA]), with product MMALPQQVRRIAVIGAGPAGLASVKYLLAEKCFDTIDVFERRSLAGGVWNYSPGALKEAVPTPVPQLSPNEPLEEPSWLPREASRDAQEPTFISPIYNTLDTNLPKELMAYGEKQFPPEVQDFPRHSTVKDYVREYGEDIKKHIQFETQVLDVHKDSNTAAWTVTTRNLRNGASTSAPYDAVVASSGHFDVPHLPEIPGIVSWNKAYAGVITHSKFYDSPTPYSNKKVIVVGSSASGLDIGNQINEVCKGKVLASQRTELYLSPPDTTDKAYYPEIAEFLSPGGHERAVRFADGRIEQDIDAIVFCTGFFYSFPFLSSLDPPIITHGRRVQNTYQHLFYIHDPTLVFPVLPQRIIPFPLSENQAAVFSRVWSGRLSLPSTAEMEDWESSVVTKKGDGPAFHLMPFPQDADYLNMLYDWALTAEARSGLTNAGKGKQCNRWGEKERWMREMVPEMRKAFFSKGEERRSIKTLEQLGYDFRRWRNEQDHFP from the exons ATGATGGCATTGCCCCAGCAGGTTCGTCGAATAGCAGTCATCGGGGCTGGTCCGGCCGGTCTTGCTTCTGTGAA GTATTTACTGGCGGAGAAATGCTTTGACACCATTGATGTTTTTGAACGAAGGAGTTTAGCGGGAGGGGTCTGGAATTATAGTCCAGGCGCTCTGAAGGAGGCTGTCCCCACGCCAGTACCGCAGCTCAGTCCAAATGAGCCATTGGAGGAGCCGTCCTGGCTTCCTAGAGAGGCTTCCAGGGATGCTCAGGAACCTACATTTATTTCTCCCATATACAATACTCTGGATACCAATCTACCCAAGGAATTGATGGCATATGGAGAGAAACAATTCCCACCCGAAGTGCAAGACTTCCCGAGGCACTCTACTGTGAAGGATTATGTGAGGGAGTATGGAGAAGATATCAAAAAACACATCCAGTTTGAGACCCAGGTGTTAGACGTTCACAAGGATAGCAACACCGCGGCCTGGACAGTGACGACAAGGAACTTGCGCAACGGAGCATCAACAAGTGCACCGTATGATGCTGTGGTCGCCTCAAGCGGCCATTTCGATGTTCCCCATCTACCTGAAATTCCAGGGATCGTAAGTTGGAACAAGGCCTATGCAGGTGTTATTACACACTCCAAGTTCTACGACTCGCCAACCCCTTACAGTAACAAGAAGGTTATTGTCGTCGGAAGCTCCGCCTCTGGGCTTGATAttggaaatcaaatcaaTGAAGTATGCAAAGGAAAGGTCCTCGCATCCCAGCGGACAGAGCTTTATCTCTCACCCCCGGATACCACGGACAAAGCCTATTACCCCGAAATTGCTGAGTTCCTTTCACCAGGCGGTCATGAGAGAGCCGTCCGATTTGCAGATGGGAGGATCGAGCAGGACATCGATGCAATCGTCTTTTGCACAGGGTTCTTCtattctttccctttcctaTCTTCCCTTGATCCTCCTATCATTACGCACGGCCGTAGGGTACAAAACACCTACCAGCATCTTTTCTACATTCATGACCCCACCCTTGTTTTCCCTGTCCTGCCTCAGCGGATCATTCCTTTTCCGCTGTCTGAGAACCAGGCTGCTGTCTTCTCCCGTGTGTGGTCCGGTCGTCTAAGTCTCCCGTCTACCGCGGAAATGGAGGACTGGGAAAGTTCAGTCGTTACCAAGAAAGGCGATGGCCCGGCTTTTCACCTTATGCCCTTTCCCCAGGATGCCGACTACCTGAACATGCTCTATGATTGGGCATTAACAGCTGAGGCGCGTTCTGGGCTTACCAATGCTGGCAAGGGTAAACAATGCAATCGCTGGGGTGAGAAAGAAAGATGGATGCGAGAGATGGTTCCGGAGATGCGGAAGGCATTCTTTAGCAAGGGCGAGGAGCGGCGCTCGATAAAAACCCTTGAGCAGCTTGGATATGATTTCCGGAGGTGGCGGAATGAACAGGATCACTTTCCATGA